A single region of the Equus przewalskii isolate Varuska chromosome 26, EquPr2, whole genome shotgun sequence genome encodes:
- the MSANTD3 gene encoding myb/SANT-like DNA-binding domain-containing protein 3: MQNNEIIKPAKYFSELEKSILLALVEKYKYVLECKKSDARTIALKQRTWQALAHEYNSQPSVSLRDFKQLKKCWENIKARTKKIMAHERREKVKRSVSPLLSTHVLGKEKIATMLPEQLYFLQSPPEEEPEYHPEAAAQESFAVSNRELCDDEKEFIHFPVCEGTSQPEPSCSAVRITANKNYRSKTSQEGALKKMHEEEHHQQMSILQLQLIQMNEVHVAKIQQIERECEMAEEEHRIKMEVLNKKKMYWERKLQTFTKEWPVSSFNRPFPNSP, translated from the exons atgcaaaacaacGAAATTATAAAACCTGCCAAATACTTCTCAGAATTGGAAAAGAGCATCCTGCTGGCTTTAGTAGAAAAGTACAAGTATGTGCTGGAATGTAAGAAAAGTGATGCCAGGACTATCGCCCTCAAGCAGCGTACCTGGCAGGCGCTCGCCCACGAGTACAACTCTCAGCCCAGCGTGTCTCTGCGGGACTTCAAGCAGCTGAAGAAGTGCTGGGAGAACATCAAGGCTCGGACCAAAAAAATTATGGCccatgaaaggagagagaaagtgaagcGGAGCGTCAGTCCCCTTCTGAGTACCCACGTCCTGGGCAAGGAGAAGATCGCCACCATGCTGCCCGAGCAGCTCTACTTCCTGCAGAGCCCCCCGGAGGAAGAGCCGGAGTACCACCCGGAGGCGGCAGCCCAAG AATCATTTGCTGTTTCAAATAGAGAACTGTGCGATGATGAGAAAGAGTTCATACATTTTCCAGTATGTGAGGGGACCTCTCAACCTGAACCCTCGTGTTCAGCTGTCAGAATAACAGCCAATAAAAACTACAGGAGCAAAACCTCTCAGGAAGGTGCTTTAAAAAAGATGCATGAGGAAGAACACCATCAACAAATGTCCATCTTACAACTGCAGCTGATACAAATGAATGAGGTGCATGTGGCCAAAATCCAGCAGATAGAGCGAGAGTGTGAGATGGCAGAGGAGGAACACAGGATAAAAATGGAAGttctcaataaaaagaagatgtattgggaaagaaaactgcaaactTTTACCAAGGAatggcctgtttcctcatttaaccGGCCCTTTCCCAATTCACCCTAA